One genomic window of Helicobacter canis includes the following:
- the gatB gene encoding Asp-tRNA(Asn)/Glu-tRNA(Gln) amidotransferase subunit GatB, whose translation MSAFETIIGLEVHVQLNTATKIFCSCATSFGQEPNKNVCPTCLGLPGALPVLNKEAVKKAISFGTAINATINQNSVFARKNYFYPDLPKAYQISQFEIPIVGRGEIEIEANGEKKTIGVTRAHLEEDAGKNIHEGQFSKVDLNRACTPLLEIVSEPDMRSSDEAIAYLKKLHSIVRFLGISDANMQEGSFRCDANVSIREKGDSKLYTRVEIKNLNSFKFIQKAIEYEVERQIEAWEDGKYAEQVVQETRLFDTAKGVTRSMRGKEEAADYRYFPDPDLLPVFIDEKLMQEGKEIPEMPDEKAARYVKDFGIKPYDAGVLTSSLELTKYFESMLELGASAKGSLTWLTTELLGRLKGENTLQTCGIDSTTLATLVKRIDESKISGKSGKEILDVLVENRGGDVDSLIDSMGLAQVNDDGAILAAIDSVLSANPDKIAEYKSGKDKLLGFFVGQVMKTSKGANPARVNELLKEKLQ comes from the coding sequence ATGTCAGCTTTTGAAACCATCATCGGTCTTGAAGTCCATGTCCAGCTAAACACCGCTACAAAGATTTTCTGCTCTTGTGCTACAAGCTTTGGGCAAGAGCCTAATAAAAATGTCTGCCCCACTTGTCTAGGGCTACCCGGCGCACTGCCTGTGCTAAATAAAGAAGCGGTGAAAAAGGCGATTAGCTTTGGCACAGCGATAAATGCCACAATCAACCAAAACTCTGTGTTTGCACGAAAAAACTACTTCTACCCCGATTTGCCCAAAGCCTATCAAATCAGCCAATTTGAGATCCCCATTGTCGGGCGTGGAGAGATTGAGATTGAAGCAAATGGAGAGAAAAAGACTATCGGCGTTACACGCGCTCACCTAGAAGAAGATGCGGGCAAAAATATCCACGAAGGGCAGTTTTCTAAAGTGGATTTAAACCGCGCTTGCACGCCGCTTTTAGAGATTGTAAGCGAGCCAGATATGCGAAGTAGTGATGAGGCGATAGCTTATCTTAAAAAGCTGCATTCTATCGTGCGGTTTTTAGGCATAAGTGATGCCAATATGCAAGAAGGCAGTTTTCGCTGTGATGCCAATGTCTCTATCCGTGAAAAAGGGGATTCTAAGCTTTACACACGCGTTGAGATTAAGAATCTAAACTCCTTTAAATTTATCCAAAAGGCAATAGAATACGAAGTAGAGCGGCAGATTGAAGCGTGGGAAGATGGCAAATATGCAGAGCAAGTTGTGCAAGAAACGCGCCTTTTTGATACCGCAAAAGGCGTAACTCGCTCAATGCGTGGTAAGGAAGAAGCGGCGGATTATCGCTACTTCCCAGACCCAGACTTACTGCCTGTGTTTATTGATGAAAAGCTAATGCAAGAGGGCAAAGAGATCCCAGAAATGCCAGATGAAAAAGCAGCACGATATGTCAAGGACTTTGGCATTAAGCCCTATGATGCAGGTGTGCTGACTTCAAGCCTTGAGCTGACAAAATATTTTGAATCTATGCTAGAGCTTGGCGCAAGTGCGAAAGGCTCTCTTACTTGGCTTACCACTGAGCTTCTAGGGCGATTAAAGGGCGAGAATACCCTGCAAACTTGCGGGATAGATTCTACAACACTTGCCACACTTGTAAAACGCATAGATGAGAGCAAAATCAGCGGCAAAAGTGGCAAAGAAATCCTAGATGTGCTTGTGGAAAATCGCGGCGGCGATGTGGATTCTCTCATAGATTCTATGGGATTAGCACAAGTGAATGACGATGGAGCAATCCTTGCTGCCATAGATTCTGTGCTAAGTGCCAACCCTGATAAAATCGCCGAGTATAAAAGCGGCAAGGACAAGCTCCTAGGCTTTTTTGTAGGGCAGGTGATGAAAACAAGCAAGGGTGCAAACCCCGCCCGCGTCAATGAGCTATTAAAAGAGAAGCTACAATAA
- the bamA gene encoding outer membrane protein assembly factor BamA translates to MITSAFSAKITAIQYQGLQSLSTMLATEIAKVKVGDELESKVIDSAVLAFYNQGYFKDVYASFDKGVLTFHFVEKPRVASIEIKGYGSEQEKQTLTTQMGIKKGETFDDQKIARAKEVLKSVLEYQGYYGSIVQEELKKADNADAYAIIFNVNRGDNILIRKAHYEGRKKLKTNKLESLSANKERDFMGWMWGLNDGKLRLQELEYDSLRIQDVYMRNGFLDANVSAPFLTTNFNNLSAQLYYKINEGVQYRVSDIEINLDNDVVPIATLLKALNVKKKEVFNIEDLRTDAQVLKRLIADRGYAFAQVRPDLDKDEQNALVKVIYHIETGSKVRIGDVLISGNTRTGDRIIRREILLAPGDEYSLSKITESQNALQRLGFFDNVKIDEKRVSEDSMDLLISVTEGRTGQLQFGLGYGSYGGLMINGSVSERNLFGTGQSGSIYANISTGTGQSVNFNYYGQTRKYNGRQFSGNITLSNPRIFDSKFSASSSIYGNYYINYIYIEQSGGFSLNLGRLLTPTLRVSLGYDINIVKTYDFTSNLYEQFYSSKNQIFTDKVARPDCKPSDKDDCMTEVHRHGLWNEDNHLPITSSLTPTINFDNTDDYYFPKNGVIASTYAQFAGLGGTVRNVKVYAKLGLYYHLRSLLGIDLIARYKAQGGYIFRFDREDFLPLNSTFYLGGVTTIRGFRAGSITPRNIDGLWVGGDGMFANSLELSYGILEAAKMRLALFVDYGLLSFKTANGVADFKGYGVLGSGSYGLEWRASAGLAIEWISPMGPLVIVVPIKRFNQKEGDYTSSFEFSMGTRF, encoded by the coding sequence ATCATTACAAGTGCATTTAGTGCCAAAATTACAGCTATACAATACCAAGGCTTGCAATCGCTCTCCACTATGCTTGCCACTGAAATCGCCAAAGTCAAAGTAGGCGATGAGCTAGAATCCAAAGTCATAGATTCTGCGGTGCTAGCATTCTACAATCAAGGGTATTTCAAAGATGTGTATGCGAGCTTTGATAAGGGTGTGCTGACCTTTCACTTTGTAGAAAAGCCGCGTGTGGCAAGCATTGAGATCAAGGGCTATGGTAGCGAGCAAGAGAAGCAAACACTCACCACGCAAATGGGGATCAAAAAGGGCGAGACTTTTGATGATCAAAAAATCGCGCGTGCCAAAGAAGTGCTAAAAAGCGTGCTGGAATACCAAGGCTACTATGGCTCAATCGTGCAAGAAGAGCTAAAAAAGGCGGATAACGCCGATGCGTATGCGATCATCTTTAATGTCAATCGTGGGGATAATATTCTCATTAGAAAAGCGCATTATGAAGGGCGCAAGAAGCTTAAGACCAACAAGCTAGAATCCTTAAGCGCAAACAAAGAGCGCGACTTTATGGGCTGGATGTGGGGGCTAAACGATGGCAAGCTACGACTCCAAGAGCTAGAATACGATAGCCTTAGAATCCAAGATGTCTATATGCGCAATGGATTCTTAGATGCCAATGTCTCCGCACCATTTCTTACGACCAATTTCAATAATCTCTCCGCCCAGCTTTATTACAAAATCAATGAAGGCGTGCAATACCGCGTGAGTGATATAGAAATTAACCTTGATAATGATGTAGTCCCCATTGCCACCTTGCTAAAAGCCCTTAATGTTAAGAAAAAAGAGGTGTTTAATATCGAAGATTTACGCACAGATGCGCAAGTGCTAAAACGCCTTATCGCTGATAGGGGCTATGCTTTCGCCCAAGTGCGCCCAGATTTAGATAAAGATGAGCAAAATGCGCTAGTGAAAGTCATCTACCACATTGAGACAGGCTCTAAAGTGCGTATAGGCGATGTGCTAATCTCTGGCAACACACGCACAGGCGATAGAATCATACGGCGCGAGATTCTCCTAGCCCCGGGCGATGAATACAGCCTAAGCAAAATCACAGAATCCCAAAACGCTCTCCAGCGGCTAGGCTTTTTTGATAATGTCAAAATCGATGAAAAGCGCGTAAGTGAAGATTCTATGGATCTGCTCATAAGTGTGACAGAAGGGCGCACCGGGCAGCTGCAGTTTGGGCTAGGCTATGGGAGCTATGGCGGGCTTATGATCAATGGCTCTGTATCAGAGCGCAATCTCTTTGGCACAGGGCAGAGTGGGAGTATCTATGCCAATATCTCCACAGGGACAGGGCAGAGCGTTAACTTCAACTACTATGGACAGACACGCAAGTATAATGGGCGGCAATTCTCTGGGAATATCACGCTCTCAAATCCGCGTATTTTTGACTCGAAATTCTCCGCCTCTAGCAGTATCTATGGAAACTACTATATCAACTACATCTACATCGAGCAAAGCGGTGGATTTAGCCTAAATCTTGGGCGATTATTAACGCCAACTTTGCGCGTAAGCTTGGGCTATGATATTAACATCGTAAAGACCTATGATTTTACAAGCAATCTCTATGAGCAGTTTTACTCATCAAAAAATCAAATTTTCACTGATAAGGTTGCTCGCCCTGATTGCAAGCCTAGCGATAAAGATGATTGTATGACAGAAGTGCATAGGCACGGCTTGTGGAATGAAGACAACCACCTGCCCATCACTTCATCACTCACGCCTACGATCAATTTTGACAATACTGATGACTACTACTTCCCCAAAAATGGCGTGATCGCCTCTACTTACGCGCAGTTTGCTGGGCTTGGAGGCACGGTGCGCAATGTCAAAGTCTATGCCAAGCTTGGGCTCTACTATCACCTGCGCTCGCTTCTTGGGATTGATTTGATCGCGCGTTATAAAGCGCAAGGCGGCTATATCTTCCGCTTTGATAGAGAGGACTTCTTGCCCTTAAATAGCACCTTTTATCTCGGTGGTGTTACTACAATCCGTGGATTCCGCGCTGGCTCGATCACTCCGCGCAATATCGATGGGCTATGGGTAGGAGGCGATGGTATGTTTGCCAACTCGCTTGAGCTAAGTTATGGGATTTTAGAAGCAGCCAAAATGCGCTTGGCTCTCTTTGTGGATTATGGGCTTTTGAGCTTTAAGACAGCAAATGGCGTGGCGGATTTTAAGGGCTATGGGGTATTGGGGTCTGGAAGCTATGGGCTGGAGTGGCGTGCATCAGCTGGGCTAGCGATAGAGTGGATTTCTCCTATGGGTCCGCTTGTGATTGTCGTGCCAATCAAACGATTTAACCAAAAGGAAGGGGATTATACCTCTAGCTTTGAGTTCTCTATGGGGACTAGATTCTAG
- a CDS encoding pitrilysin family protein: MSKEAMLTHASIQGVQIPVIYEHSALIPAGIVRLVFQGGGKLQDGELIGRGAVIEELLEKGSKKRGNLGFAKALEQRAITLSVSSGMQTLSFSLNFLQDDKEQAISLLGELLLDPNLSDTELQKVKTAITAQILANQNDYDYLAKRLLNRVLFDGTPLAHPKLGTQESIAKIRLQDVQKALESTLTLKRLIIVMGGDIDKEATLALLEPILSKLPQGTPYTKPSFSVRKEPATQTQYAPTQQAYIYFGAPLHLEDLERESHLAKVASFILGSGGFGSRILEEVRVKRGLAYSAYIHYNINPRLPYMSGYLQTKVDSSDEALEVVRKTIAEFVAKGVSAEELQAAKRFILGSEPLRNESLSQRLGRAFDEFYADKGIGFSKKELEKIASLDLATLNAYIAKHTEIQNLSVAIVTAEPKKSGF; this comes from the coding sequence ATGAGTAAAGAAGCTATGCTTACGCACGCTAGCATACAAGGCGTGCAAATCCCTGTCATCTACGAGCATTCCGCGCTGATCCCAGCAGGCATTGTGCGATTGGTGTTTCAAGGTGGTGGGAAGCTCCAAGATGGAGAGCTTATAGGCAGGGGTGCGGTGATAGAAGAGCTATTAGAAAAGGGGAGCAAAAAGCGCGGGAATCTAGGCTTTGCCAAAGCATTAGAGCAGCGAGCGATCACGCTTAGTGTATCAAGCGGTATGCAGACTTTAAGCTTTAGCCTAAACTTTTTGCAAGATGACAAAGAGCAGGCGATAAGCTTGCTTGGCGAGCTACTCCTAGACCCAAACCTAAGCGACACAGAGCTACAAAAGGTAAAAACAGCCATCACAGCCCAAATCCTAGCCAATCAAAACGACTACGACTACCTAGCCAAACGCTTGCTAAATCGCGTGCTTTTTGATGGCACGCCCCTAGCTCACCCAAAGCTAGGCACGCAAGAGTCCATCGCTAAAATCCGCTTGCAAGATGTGCAAAAAGCCCTAGAATCCACTTTGACACTTAAGCGGCTTATTATTGTGATGGGCGGCGACATAGACAAAGAAGCCACCCTAGCCCTGCTTGAGCCAATTTTATCCAAGCTCCCGCAAGGCACGCCATATACAAAGCCTAGCTTTAGCGTGCGCAAAGAGCCCGCCACACAGACTCAATACGCCCCCACACAGCAAGCCTACATCTACTTTGGCGCACCGCTGCATTTAGAAGATTTAGAGCGCGAGTCCCACCTAGCAAAAGTCGCTAGCTTTATCCTAGGCTCTGGGGGCTTTGGCTCTAGGATTTTAGAAGAAGTGCGTGTGAAAAGAGGGCTAGCATATAGTGCATATATCCACTACAATATCAACCCACGCCTCCCCTATATGAGCGGATATTTGCAGACAAAAGTGGATTCTAGCGATGAGGCATTAGAGGTGGTGAGAAAAACGATCGCAGAGTTTGTGGCAAAGGGCGTGAGCGCAGAAGAGCTGCAAGCGGCAAAGAGATTTATCCTAGGGAGTGAGCCACTGCGCAATGAGAGTCTATCGCAGCGGCTGGGGCGGGCGTTTGATGAATTTTATGCGGATAAGGGCATAGGCTTTAGCAAAAAGGAGCTAGAGAAAATCGCTAGCCTTGATCTCGCCACGCTTAATGCCTATATCGCCAAGCACACAGAGATACAGAATCTAAGCGTGGCGATAGTAACAGCAGAGCCGAAAAAAAGTGGATTCTAG
- a CDS encoding dehypoxanthine futalosine cyclase: MAQSLQKRYSDAEIKELLQNASLRELGEMASAKKLALHPDKLTTFIVDRNINYTNICWVDCKFCAFKRRLGEEGQYVLSFEEIDTKIEELLAIGGTQILFQGGVHPKLKIDYYEELVRHIADKYPKITIHGFSAIEINYIAKVSRLSIPEVLARLKAAGLSSIPGAGAEILSDRVRDIIAPKKLDSSEWIEVHRQAHKLGIKSTATMMFGSVDNDDDIIEHWRRVRELQDETGGFRAFILWSFQPDNTPLQQELPELKKATSNRYLRLLACSRLYLDNVPNIQSSWVTQGSHIGQLALLFGANDLGSTMMEENVVAAAGARNAMNQEEMIALIKDIGELPAKRNTAYEILERF, translated from the coding sequence ATGGCACAATCTTTACAAAAGCGTTATAGCGATGCAGAGATAAAAGAGCTTTTACAAAACGCATCATTGCGAGAGCTAGGGGAAATGGCAAGTGCTAAGAAGCTTGCTTTGCACCCTGATAAACTCACGACCTTTATCGTTGATCGCAATATCAACTACACCAATATCTGCTGGGTGGATTGCAAATTTTGCGCATTTAAGCGTAGGCTTGGTGAAGAGGGGCAGTATGTTTTGAGCTTTGAAGAGATTGATACAAAGATAGAAGAGCTTCTAGCCATTGGCGGCACGCAGATCCTCTTCCAAGGAGGCGTGCATCCAAAGCTTAAAATCGACTACTATGAAGAGCTTGTGCGCCACATCGCCGATAAATACCCAAAAATCACTATCCACGGCTTTTCTGCCATTGAGATAAACTACATTGCCAAAGTCTCTAGGCTCTCTATCCCAGAGGTTTTAGCACGCCTTAAAGCCGCTGGACTTAGCTCGATCCCGGGGGCTGGGGCGGAGATTTTAAGCGATAGGGTGCGTGATATTATCGCGCCTAAAAAGTTGGATTCTAGTGAGTGGATAGAGGTGCATAGGCAGGCTCATAAGCTAGGCATTAAATCCACTGCTACGATGATGTTTGGCAGTGTGGATAATGATGATGACATCATTGAGCATTGGCGCAGGGTGCGAGAGCTGCAAGATGAGACAGGGGGGTTTCGCGCTTTTATTTTATGGAGCTTTCAGCCAGATAATACCCCCTTGCAACAAGAGCTTCCAGAGCTGAAAAAAGCAACTTCTAATCGCTACTTGCGCTTGCTTGCTTGCTCTAGACTCTACCTAGATAATGTCCCTAATATCCAAAGCAGCTGGGTAACGCAAGGCAGCCACATAGGGCAGCTAGCTTTGCTCTTTGGGGCAAATGATCTAGGCAGCACAATGATGGAAGAAAATGTCGTAGCCGCCGCAGGTGCGCGCAATGCGATGAACCAAGAGGAGATGATAGCCCTTATCAAAGACATAGGCGAGCTACCGGCTAAACGCAACACAGCGTATGAGATTTTGGAGCGATTTTGA
- a CDS encoding helicase-related protein has protein sequence MQDYAKLTTNKNQLGGGQQQSSSPKLESSLESSLESTFDSALDPLSPPTKLADQAALSPKKQNPYANSTCTTNTPPNTLKNQFKNALEDKNISNLAFLMGYFRASGFIHLHNLIMDSGGYGRFSSIRLLVGLNVDALVFELEQTNADITRLNNANKAKFTQAFIKAQQKSIQKESYDKQVQDSIQALQHALESKQLEIRIVREKNAHAKFYLFYSQAQSHTDSSKPHFQGSLIVGSSNLSHNGLENNYEFNILSKNSDNLAFSHFEFESLWGSAIPLDSSDIERAKRGTYLEKILSPKEMYHKLLLCHFGEVFLHTDSSIQALIASANYTPYNYQIHAVQEGIDKLERYNGFFLSDVVGLGKTLIACVIAKKLQLDSKITGKILICAPKAVQKSWKKHKNDFKILAEITTHDSLHKLEDKESFELIIIDESHNFRNQDANRYKELQNLCQFPYTRTLPSGQTISTRKRVILLSATPQNNSPTDLETQIHLFRNKRDTTIVENQSLERFFKKINDDYATLNAKRKELNRKKNEDLANGLPPSTTAAEIENTKALQKLGDTLREKLLAKIMIRRTRADIQSSYTKDKNKQGLIFPEILSPSDLTYDLDSISHNLATQTLLFLAGELNSIAKQFIGEKNGYTYARYRIYPNLTEQGKQKFRAAYGAKKDDRFYKDQAAQLAIFMQKILFKRFDSSIKAFKDTLKKQIHSYEQMLSQFQTDTIYLPKHNDNRERLYRLLDEDNDQALEELLEQGKLLALHPSDFQKDYEEKLTTDEKNLKTLLKKWEQITQDPKLDTLKDFLYSKEPDQKIVIFTEAKSSSEYLYSQLESLPHLQGKLLHIHSDNRDELESSIRANFDANYPKDKQQNDKRVIITTDVLAEGVNLHRANIIINYDTPYNSTRLMQRIGRINRIGTPHKQIHIYNFKPTHFNDLIININAIASQKIQSFHYTLGEDSAIYDESEEFDSKKLFKIVRAKEEKPSKDIEYQNDLRDLYYNNKAEFARIKALPSKSRCFIQLDSSSTSAQSYAYLKKAVKNFAPYHIQKSQDLLEEAAPKPCLFYELADFLKAHIEHKPYKPSDDELALHHAHTQAALDHYTKPSSPTLPFASSPISPSSPNLSPQEQKALFKLRHINELDSTLKANLITAVQKGSHHSLAKDINNAKSLEDIKALAHNYGLTIQAQNDEPKDEPLESTELAKPDIELSISAFTKAKQ, from the coding sequence ATGCAAGATTATGCAAAGCTAACAACTAATAAAAATCAATTAGGGGGGGGGCAGCAGCAAAGTAGCAGCCCCAAGCTAGAATCCAGCCTAGAATCCAGCCTAGAATCCACTTTTGATTCTGCCCTAGATCCACTTTCACCCCCCACTAAGCTAGCAGACCAAGCAGCCCTAAGCCCTAAAAAGCAAAACCCCTATGCCAACTCCACTTGCACCACCAACACGCCCCCCAACACGCTAAAAAATCAATTCAAAAACGCCCTAGAAGACAAAAATATCTCCAATCTAGCCTTTCTTATGGGCTATTTTCGCGCAAGTGGCTTTATCCATTTGCACAATCTCATTATGGATTCTGGGGGCTATGGGCGATTTAGCTCTATCCGCTTGCTTGTGGGGCTTAATGTCGATGCGCTTGTGTTTGAGCTAGAGCAAACAAATGCCGATATAACGCGCCTAAATAACGCCAACAAAGCCAAATTCACCCAAGCCTTTATCAAAGCCCAGCAAAAATCCATACAAAAAGAGTCCTATGACAAGCAAGTGCAAGACTCTATCCAAGCCCTACAACACGCCCTAGAATCCAAGCAACTAGAAATCCGTATCGTGCGAGAGAAAAACGCCCACGCCAAATTCTACCTCTTCTACTCCCAAGCCCAAAGCCACACCGATTCAAGCAAGCCACACTTCCAAGGCTCGCTGATTGTAGGCAGCAGCAATCTTAGCCACAATGGCTTAGAAAACAACTATGAGTTTAATATTCTCTCAAAAAACAGCGACAACCTAGCCTTTAGCCACTTTGAGTTTGAGAGTCTATGGGGCAGTGCGATTCCGCTGGATTCTAGCGATATAGAGAGAGCAAAAAGGGGGACTTATTTAGAGAAAATCCTAAGCCCCAAAGAGATGTATCATAAGCTTTTGCTTTGCCACTTTGGCGAAGTATTTTTACACACAGACTCCAGCATACAAGCCCTAATCGCTAGCGCGAACTACACACCATACAATTACCAAATCCACGCCGTGCAAGAGGGCATAGACAAATTAGAGCGATATAATGGCTTTTTCCTAAGCGATGTGGTAGGACTTGGCAAAACGCTCATCGCCTGTGTCATTGCCAAAAAGCTCCAGCTAGATAGCAAAATCACGGGCAAGATCCTCATCTGTGCGCCAAAAGCCGTGCAGAAATCTTGGAAAAAGCATAAAAACGACTTTAAGATACTTGCAGAGATCACCACACACGATAGCCTACACAAGCTAGAAGACAAAGAGAGCTTTGAGCTTATCATCATTGATGAGAGCCACAACTTCCGCAATCAAGATGCCAACCGCTACAAAGAGCTGCAAAATCTCTGCCAATTCCCCTACACACGCACCCTGCCAAGCGGGCAGACCATCTCCACACGCAAAAGAGTAATCCTCCTATCCGCCACCCCGCAAAACAACTCCCCCACAGATTTAGAAACGCAAATCCACCTTTTCCGCAATAAGCGCGATACCACCATTGTAGAAAACCAAAGCCTAGAGCGATTTTTCAAAAAAATCAATGATGATTACGCCACGCTTAATGCAAAGCGCAAAGAGCTTAACAGGAAGAAAAATGAAGACCTAGCCAATGGCTTACCCCCTTCTACCACAGCAGCAGAGATTGAAAACACAAAAGCCCTGCAAAAGCTAGGCGACACCCTACGCGAAAAGCTGCTAGCAAAGATTATGATCCGCCGCACCAGAGCAGATATACAAAGCAGCTATACTAAAGACAAAAATAAGCAAGGCTTGATATTCCCCGAGATTCTATCGCCAAGCGATTTGACCTACGACCTAGACTCTATCTCGCATAATCTCGCCACACAAACGCTACTTTTCCTAGCAGGCGAGCTAAATAGCATAGCCAAGCAATTTATAGGGGAGAAAAACGGCTACACCTACGCGCGCTACCGCATATACCCCAATCTCACCGAGCAGGGCAAGCAGAAGTTCCGCGCTGCCTATGGTGCTAAAAAAGATGATCGATTCTATAAAGACCAAGCCGCCCAGCTTGCGATATTTATGCAAAAGATTCTATTCAAACGCTTTGACTCTAGTATAAAAGCTTTCAAAGACACTTTAAAGAAGCAAATCCACTCTTATGAGCAAATGCTTAGCCAATTTCAAACAGATACAATCTATCTCCCCAAGCATAATGACAATAGAGAGCGGCTATACAGACTGCTAGATGAAGATAACGACCAAGCCTTAGAAGAGCTTTTAGAGCAAGGTAAGCTTCTAGCCCTGCACCCAAGCGACTTTCAAAAAGACTATGAAGAAAAGCTCACAACAGATGAAAAAAATCTCAAAACCCTGCTTAAAAAATGGGAGCAAATCACCCAAGACCCCAAGCTTGATACGCTTAAAGACTTTTTATACTCCAAAGAGCCAGACCAAAAGATTGTGATCTTCACAGAAGCAAAATCAAGCAGCGAGTATCTCTATAGCCAGCTAGAGTCCCTCCCGCACTTACAAGGCAAACTCCTCCATATCCACAGCGACAACCGCGATGAGCTAGAATCTAGCATACGAGCAAACTTTGATGCCAACTACCCCAAAGACAAGCAGCAAAATGACAAGCGCGTAATCATCACCACCGATGTCCTAGCAGAGGGCGTAAATCTCCATAGAGCCAATATCATCATAAATTATGATACCCCCTACAATTCCACGCGCCTTATGCAGCGCATAGGACGCATAAACCGCATAGGCACACCCCATAAGCAAATCCATATTTACAATTTCAAGCCCACGCACTTTAATGATCTCATTATTAACATCAACGCAATCGCCAGCCAAAAGATCCAAAGCTTCCACTACACTTTGGGCGAGGATTCTGCGATTTATGATGAGAGTGAAGAGTTTGATAGCAAAAAGCTCTTTAAAATCGTGCGAGCCAAAGAGGAAAAACCAAGCAAAGATATAGAGTATCAAAACGACTTGCGCGATCTCTACTACAACAACAAAGCAGAGTTTGCTCGTATCAAAGCCCTCCCTAGCAAGTCGCGCTGCTTTATCCAGCTAGATTCTAGCTCCACAAGCGCGCAAAGCTACGCCTACTTGAAAAAAGCTGTGAAAAACTTCGCCCCCTACCATATCCAAAAATCCCAAGACCTCTTAGAAGAAGCAGCCCCCAAGCCCTGCTTGTTTTATGAGCTAGCTGATTTTCTCAAAGCCCACATAGAGCATAAGCCCTACAAGCCAAGCGATGATGAGCTAGCCCTGCACCACGCCCACACACAAGCCGCGCTAGATCACTACACCAAGCCAAGCTCGCCTACTTTGCCCTTTGCTAGCTCCCCAATTAGCCCTAGCAGTCCAAACCTAAGCCCCCAAGAGCAAAAAGCCCTATTCAAGCTTCGCCATATAAATGAGCTAGATTCTACGCTAAAGGCTAATCTTATCACCGCGGTGCAAAAAGGCTCTCATCACAGCCTAGCCAAAGACATAAACAACGCCAAAAGCCTAGAAGACATTAAAGCCTTAGCCCACAACTACGGACTCACAATCCAAGCCCAAAACGATGAGCCAAAAGATGAGCCACTAGAATCCACAGAGCTTGCAAAGCCAGATATTGAGCTAAGTATTTCTGCTTTCACAAAGGCGAAGCAATGA